The Pseudodesulfovibrio senegalensis genome contains the following window.
TGGCGTGGAATCAGAACATGGTGCGGAATCCCGACGCTTGCGAACAGCGTGGAGCCGTGCCCTGTTTATCCGAGAAAGTTGCGGATGCCCGTGAACATGATCTGGGCGGAGAGTGCCGAGAGCACCAGCCCGGTGATTTTCTGGAGCATGGACAGGCCCATTTTGCCCACCAGCCTGCGGATGGCCGGGCCGAGCAGCAGGAGCAGGCCCACGGACATGCCCGCCGCCACCATGGCCGCGCCGCCCAGCAGCTTGGCCGCGGTGGTGTGCAGTTCCGCGCCCAGAATCAGCAGCGTACCGATGGTGGCCGGGCCGATGGTCACGGGCATGGCCAGCGGTACCACGGAAATGTCGCCGTCGTCTTCGGGCGTGTCCGGTCCGGATTTGCCGCTGACAAGCTGCACCGCGGAAAGGAACAGCAGTGCCCCGGCCCCGATGCGGAACGCGTCCAGCGTAATGCCCAGCGTGGCGAATATCTTGTTGCCCACGGAGTAGAGCACCAGTCCGATGATGATGGCGGCCACGGCAACGCGGATGGCTATGCGCCGTTGTTCGGGCAGTTCCATGCCCTTGGTCATGGACAGGAACACCGTGAGCACGAAGAACGGCGTGAGCAGGAAGAACAGTTTTATGTACAGGCTGAAAAATAGGGAAATCATGGGATTGATTTTTCCAGAATCGGAAACCGGAGGCAAGCGGGAATGTACGTTTCCGGCCACAGATGCCCAATTGTGTCTGCATGGTTGCCCAAGCGCGATTCTGCCTGTAGATTCATGCCCATGCTGAATGAAATACGGTCGTATGTGAAGCGGTCCGCGCAGGTGATCGCACAGGTGGTTGGCATTGACGTGGAAGTGGTGGACGCCCGTCTGGTGCGTCTGGCTGGCACCGGGGTGTATGCCTCGGGCGTGGGCAGCAGCATCAGTGAAGAGGGCGAGGTATACCGGCATGTCATGGACACCCGGACTCCGCTGATCATGGACAATCCCCGCGAGCACCCCCTGTGCCGCGACTGCCCCAACCGCGACGAATGCCGCGAGGTGCTTTCCGTGTGCACGCCCATCACGGACGGCGCGGACGTGGCCGGGGTCATCGGGCTGGTCTGTTTTGACGAGCGCGAGCGGCAGCGTATTCTGGACAACCGCCAGACCTATCTGGATTTCATCGACCGCATGGCCGACATGCTTTCCCACAAGATGGCGGACCGCCGGGAACACGCACGTGCCGAGGAGCTGCTGGACATGATGATGCAGGTGGTGGACGTGAACAACCGGGGCATCGTGGTCTTTGACGCCGCGGGCCGGGTTTCGTTCATCAACCGGCAGGCGCGGCGCGAGCTGGATATGGAAACCGGAGCTGGGCTGAGCGACGCTCTGCCCGAACTGCAGGTGGAACGCACCGGGGATTACGTTTCCGACCTTGAGGAATTCGTGGTCAACGTGCACGGCATGCGGCGCACGCTGGTGGGCAGGATGCAGGATCTGCCGCCCGGCAGTTCGGAATTTTCGCGGGTGCTGGTATTCGAGACCCTGCCGCGCGTGGCCCGGCGCATGTCACAGTTTGCGGACGGGGTGGAGCGCACCGGGCTGGATGCGATCCTTGGCCGTTCGCGCAGCATCAAGGCGCTCAAGGCCCAGATCCGGCGGGTGGCCGCGTCCACGTCCACGGTGCTGGTGACCGGGGAATCCGGCACGGGCAAGGAGCTGGTGGCCCGGGCCATCCATGCGTCCAGCGACCGCAACGACCAGCCGTTCATTGCCATCAACTGCGGCGCATTGCCCGACAATCTTCTGGAAAGCGAATTGTTCGGCTACACGCGCGGCGCATTCACCGGGGCCAACCCCAAGGGCAAGATCGGCAAGTTCGAGCTGGCCCACGGCGGAGTCATTTTTCTGGACGAGATCGGAACCCTGCCCCTGTACCTGCAGGTCAAGCTGCTGCGCGTATTGCAGGAACGCCAGTTCTGCCGCCTCGGGTCCAACCGGCTCATCCATGTGGACATCCGGGTCATCGCCGCGTCCAATGAAAATCTTGGTGAGTTGATCACCCAGGGCCGGTTCCGCGAAGATCTTTTCTACCGCCTGAACGTCATCCCGCTGGAAACACCGCCCCTGCGCGAGCGTCCCGAGGATCTGGCCGTACTGGGCGCATTTTTCCTGAACCGCTACTGCGAACGCTTCGGCAAGCAGTCCGCGCCCCTGCATGAATCCGTGCTGGCCGCGTTCCGCGAGTACGACTGGCCGGGCAACGTGCGCGAGTTCGAGAACGCCATCGAATACATGGTCAACATGATGCCGGACGGCGGTCCCGTGCATCCGGGGCTGTTGCCGGGCAAGCTGCTGGACGCGCTGGGCCGGGCCTCATCTGCGGCGCAACCGGCCGGGGAATCCGAGGCCGGGACAGACCCGCAACTGCTGCCGCTCAAGGTGCTGGAACGCCGTGCCGTGCGCGATGCGCTGCAACATTTCGGCGCGGACACCCGGGGCAAGAAGCTGGCTGCGGAGTCCTTGCAGATCGGCATCGCCACCCTGTACCGCAAGATCAAGGAATACGATCTCAAGCTCTGACGGCAGGTCGCATCGCCTGAAAAAAAGTATGGTTTCCCCTTGCTTGTTAGGGGCCGAAATAATACATTGAACCCGCCCTGTACGGCAGGGCATGGAGGAAGACGACAATGTCCAAACAGATCATCAGCACGGAAAACGCCCCTTCGGCCGTGGGCCCCTATTCCCAGGCGGTTCGCCACGGGGACATGATTTTCGTTTCCGGGCAGATTCCGGTTAATCCCGAGACCAAGACCATGCCGGAATCCTCCGAAGATCAGGCCAGACAGTGTCTGAACAACCTCAAGGCCATCCTTGAGGAGGCCGGTTCCGGCA
Protein-coding sequences here:
- a CDS encoding MarC family protein, with amino-acid sequence MISLFFSLYIKLFFLLTPFFVLTVFLSMTKGMELPEQRRIAIRVAVAAIIIGLVLYSVGNKIFATLGITLDAFRIGAGALLFLSAVQLVSGKSGPDTPEDDGDISVVPLAMPVTIGPATIGTLLILGAELHTTAAKLLGGAAMVAAGMSVGLLLLLGPAIRRLVGKMGLSMLQKITGLVLSALSAQIMFTGIRNFLG
- a CDS encoding sigma-54 interaction domain-containing protein gives rise to the protein MPMLNEIRSYVKRSAQVIAQVVGIDVEVVDARLVRLAGTGVYASGVGSSISEEGEVYRHVMDTRTPLIMDNPREHPLCRDCPNRDECREVLSVCTPITDGADVAGVIGLVCFDERERQRILDNRQTYLDFIDRMADMLSHKMADRREHARAEELLDMMMQVVDVNNRGIVVFDAAGRVSFINRQARRELDMETGAGLSDALPELQVERTGDYVSDLEEFVVNVHGMRRTLVGRMQDLPPGSSEFSRVLVFETLPRVARRMSQFADGVERTGLDAILGRSRSIKALKAQIRRVAASTSTVLVTGESGTGKELVARAIHASSDRNDQPFIAINCGALPDNLLESELFGYTRGAFTGANPKGKIGKFELAHGGVIFLDEIGTLPLYLQVKLLRVLQERQFCRLGSNRLIHVDIRVIAASNENLGELITQGRFREDLFYRLNVIPLETPPLRERPEDLAVLGAFFLNRYCERFGKQSAPLHESVLAAFREYDWPGNVREFENAIEYMVNMMPDGGPVHPGLLPGKLLDALGRASSAAQPAGESEAGTDPQLLPLKVLERRAVRDALQHFGADTRGKKLAAESLQIGIATLYRKIKEYDLKL
- a CDS encoding RidA family protein, with the translated sequence MSKQIISTENAPSAVGPYSQAVRHGDMIFVSGQIPVNPETKTMPESSEDQARQCLNNLKAILEEAGSGMDKIIRAGIFLTDLGDFATVNEVYASFFDGDYPARACVEVSKLPLGANVEIECVAYV